One region of Polyodon spathula isolate WHYD16114869_AA chromosome 25, ASM1765450v1, whole genome shotgun sequence genomic DNA includes:
- the LOC121300320 gene encoding proteasome subunit alpha type-5 — MFLTRSEYDRGVNTFSPEGRLFQVEYAIEAIKLGSTAIGIQTSEGVCLAVEKRITSPLMEPNSIEKIVEIDSHIGCAMSGLIADAKTLIDKARVETQNHWFTYNETMTVESVTQAVSNLALQFGEEDADPGAMSRPFGVALLFGGVDESGPQLYHMDPSGTFIQCDARAIGSASEGAQSSLQEVYHKSMTLKDAIKSSLTILKQVMEEKLNAINIELATIEPGKTFHMFTKEELEEVIKDI; from the exons ATGTTCCTCACCAGGTCGGAATATGACAG AGGTGTGAACACATTCTCTCCAGAGGGCAGACTCTTCCAGGTGGAATATGCCATCGAGGCCATAAAG TTGGGCTCTACAGCGATCGGGATCCAGACTTCAGAAGGAGTCTGTTTAGCTGTTGAGAAACGAATCACTTCTCCTCTCATGGAACCAAACAGCATTGAGAAAATCGTCGAGATTGACTCGCACATAG GCTGCGCTATGAGTGGCTTGATCGCTGATGCCAAAACGCTGATCGACAAAGCGCGAGTTGAAACGCAG AACCACTGGTTCACCTACAACGAAACCATGACCGTGGAGAGCGTGACACAAGCTGTCTCTAACCTGGCGCTGCAGTTTGGGGAGGAAGATGCTGATCCTGGTGCAATG AGTCGTCCCTTTGGTGTGGCGCTGCTGTTTGGAGGTGTTGATGAGAGTGGGCCCCAGCT CTATCACATGGACCCATCAGGGACCTTCATTCAGTGTGATGCCAGGGCCATCGGCTCTGCATCCGAGGGGGCGCAGAGCTCCTTGCAAGAGGTGTATCACAAG TCCATGACGTTGAAGGATGCCATCAAGTCTTCACTCACCATCCTCAAGCAGGTCATGGAGGAAAAACTGAATGCGATTAACATTGAG cTGGCAACAATAGAACCTGGCAAGACATTTCACATGTTCACAAAGGAAGAGCTGGAAGAAGTCATCAAAGATATCTAA
- the LOC121300197 gene encoding synaptophysin-like protein 2, whose protein sequence is MQVAAQKVMTTGFRLDFAPLKEPLAFIRCLQWIFAIFAFATTGGYTGQTSLQIFGYTGQTAASVKCTGKTVADNVTVHFAYPFRLNLVKYEAPLCNNVSGSETLYLSGDFSSSAEFFTTIGVFAFLYCTGVLVIYLGFQQRYRESSRGPMIDLVVTGVFAFMWLVSSSAWAKGLTNVKMSVSPNSIVQAIAVCKGSVVCTAGAVPAMGRLNVSVIFGFLNLILWGGSAWFVYKETPWHKPANPQGSVEEGANQN, encoded by the exons ATGCAAGTGGCCGCTCAA AAAGTTATGACGACTGGGTTCCGGCTGGATTTTGCGCCTCTGAAAGAGCCGCTGGCCTTCATCAGGTGCTTGCAATGG ATCTTTGCTATATTTGCGTTTGCCACCACCGGAGGGTACACGGGACAGACCTCACTCCAGATCTTT GGATACACGGGACAGACCGCGGCTTCTGTGAAGTGCACCGGGAAGACCGTGGCCGACAACGTAACAGTGCACTTCGCTTACCCGTTCAG GTTGAACCTCGTCAAGTACGAGGCCCCGCTCTGCAACAACGTGTCCGGCTCTGAAACCCTGTACCTGTCTGGAGATTTCTCCTCCTCCGCGGAGTTCTTCACCACCATCGGAGTCTTCGCCTTCCTTTACTGCACTGGGGTGCTCGTCATCTACCTGGGATTCCAGCAGCGCTATCGAGAGAGCAGCAGGGGGCCCATGATT GATTTGGTCGTGACGGGGGTCTTTGCCTTCATGTGGCTGGTGTCATCCTCGGCTTGGGCTAAAGGACTGACGAACGTCAAGATGTCAGTGAGCCCCAACAGCATCGTCCAGGCCATAGCCGTGTGCAAGGGCTCTGTGGTGTGTACCGCAGGGGCCGTGCCTGCCATGGGCCGGCTCAATGTCTCTGTG ATCTTTGGTTTCCTGAATCTGATACTGTGGGGAGGGAGCGCCTGGTTTGTGTACAAGGAGACCCCCTGGCACAAACCAGCCAATCCACAAGGATCTGTGGAGGAAGGAGCCAATCAGAACTAA